A part of Salvelinus alpinus chromosome 23, SLU_Salpinus.1, whole genome shotgun sequence genomic DNA contains:
- the LOC139550466 gene encoding nicastrin-like isoform X2 — protein MVLLESSLFTKSIMMKMKNASSRVAGVVVVPKTSLPEFSPHTTCPNENTGVYTETYDHNLAHCNTTVWNPRGNGLSYEEFDFPVFSLKEDNETEIIKQCYFDHNRVVNGSGLQYPLCAMQLFSHMYAVTDTATCMRRSSIDFSSLPVKVCEPLGGYNVLAFIRPYNSTAFGHKENESVVIAAARLDSRAFFLQDSAGAEGSVSGFVTLLAAAQALREATQEAPPTRNILFAFFNGEVFDYIGSSRMVYDMKNNKFVIDLDNVHSILEIGQVAVRSGTNLFLHSDPVSRRNNTVHDEVTNLVKNLQSSTAGLNFSFVETGFSQPLPPSSFQRFLRARAIPGIVLADHQTAFNNRYYESFYDNAAHLNLTYPSNLSPEEQLEFVTDTAKSLTEVATAVARALFKQAGGNNSQVNNINADPKTVTQMLYGFLVRSNNSWFQAVMAPELKDVLQPNPPWYYVGVAKLSHQANALTYLVQYLLANLTGTATNLTQSQCKKPDELPNESTYMYSYFWVQGVVPPNSTQRESFCVRTAVRLAKAVSPAFVLGDYVSKEYSTWTESQWKFIKARIFLVASRDLEMLTLGVGVAVLFTSLLVTYFVSTKADVLFSVVREPNNATY, from the exons ATGGTCTTGTTGGAGTCATCCCTCTTCACCAA GTCCATCATGATGAAGATGAAGAATGCCTCCAGCAGGGTGGCAGGGGTTGTGGTGGTCCCAAAAACTAGCCTACCAGAGTTCTCGCCACATACGACATGTCCCAATGAGAACACGG GTGTTTACACGGAAACCTATGATCATAATTTAGCGCACTGTAACACGACTGTATGGAATCCTCGGGGGAACGGTCTATCCTATGAGGAATTTGACTTCCCTGTCTTCTCCCTGAAAGAAGACAATGAAACAGAGATCATCAAACAG TGCTACTTTGATCATAATCGTGTGGTGAACGGCAGTGGCCTGCAGTATCCTCTGTGTGCCATGCAACTCTTCTCTCATATGTATGCTGTCACTGACACTGCAACCTGCATGAGACGCAGCAGCATCGACTTCAGCAGCTTGCCAG TGAAGGTGTGTGAACCTCTTGGTGGTTATAATGTGTTGGCTTTCATCCGGCCTTATAACAGCACCGCCTTTGGTCACAAGGAGAACGAgagtgttgttatagcagcagccAGG CTGGACAGCAGGGCATTTTTCTTGCAGGATTCTGCAGGAGCGGAGGGGAGTGTCTCAGGGTTTGTCACTCTGCTGGCTGCTGCCCAGGCACTACGTGAAGCCACTCAGGAAGCCCCTCCCACACGGAATATCCTCTTTGCCTTCTTCAACGGG GAAGTATTTGACTACATTGGCAGCTCTCGAATGGTTTATGACATGAAGAATAACAAGTTTGTGATAGACCTGGACAATGTTCACTCAATACTGGAGATTGGACAG GTAGCAGTGCGCAGTGGCACCAACCTATTTCTTCACTCAGACCCTGTGTCCAGGAGGAACAACACCGTCCATGACGAG GTTACGAATCTTGTAAAAAACTTACAGTCCTCCACGGCTGGTCTCAACTTCTCATTTGTTGAGACAGGTTTTTCTCAGCCACTCCCGCCCTCCTCCTTTCAGCGTTTCCTCCGAGCTCGGGCAATTCCAGGGATTGTTCTTGCAGACCATCAAACAGCTTTCAACAATAG GTACTATGAGAGTTTTTATGACAACGCTGCCCACCTGAACCTGACTTATCCATCTAACTTGAGTCCAGAGGAACAGCTAGAGTTTGTGACTGATACTGCAAAG TCTCTTACCGAGGTGGCTACTGCAGTTGCCCGCGCTCTCTTCAAGCAGGCTGGGGGAAACAACTCCCAAGTCAACAACATCAATGCAGACCCCAAAACA gtgacCCAGATGCTGTATGGGTTTCTGGTTAGATCCAACAACAGCTGGTTTCAGGCAGTGATGGCCCCAGAACTGAAGGACGTTCTCC AGCCCAACCCACCCTGGTACTACGTTGGTGTTGCCAAGTTGTCCCATCAGGCTAACGCACTGACCTATCTGGTCCAATATCTCCTGGCCAATTTAACGGGAACAGCCACCAACCTCACCCAGAGCCAGTGCAAGAAGCCAGATGAGCTGCCGAACGAGAGCACATAT ATGTACTCTTATTTCTGGGTTCAGGGCGTGGTCCCACCCAACAGCACCCAGAGGGAGTCTTTCTGCGTACGCACAGCAGTACGCCTGGCCAAGGCAGTGTCCCCCGCCTTCGTGCTGGGGGATTACGTTTCCAAAGAATATTCCACATGGACAGAATCGCAGTGGAAGTTCATCAAAGCTCGAATTTTCCTAGTAGCCAGCCGGGACCTGGAG ATGCTGACCTTAGGCGTGGGAGTGGCTGTGTTGTTCACATCGCTACTGGTGACATACTTTGTCAGTACCAAGGCAGATGTCCTCTTCAGCGTCGTCAGGGAACCCAACAACGCCACATACTAA
- the LOC139550466 gene encoding nicastrin-like isoform X1, protein MVLESSKWVMFIVCWLFKNVSCNSVAQKIYVELNNTVPCVRLLNATHQIGCQSSISGDTGVIHVLESEADLEWPLSKGPNPPYMVLLESSLFTKSIMMKMKNASSRVAGVVVVPKTSLPEFSPHTTCPNENTGVYTETYDHNLAHCNTTVWNPRGNGLSYEEFDFPVFSLKEDNETEIIKQCYFDHNRVVNGSGLQYPLCAMQLFSHMYAVTDTATCMRRSSIDFSSLPVKVCEPLGGYNVLAFIRPYNSTAFGHKENESVVIAAARLDSRAFFLQDSAGAEGSVSGFVTLLAAAQALREATQEAPPTRNILFAFFNGEVFDYIGSSRMVYDMKNNKFVIDLDNVHSILEIGQVAVRSGTNLFLHSDPVSRRNNTVHDEVTNLVKNLQSSTAGLNFSFVETGFSQPLPPSSFQRFLRARAIPGIVLADHQTAFNNRYYESFYDNAAHLNLTYPSNLSPEEQLEFVTDTAKSLTEVATAVARALFKQAGGNNSQVNNINADPKTVTQMLYGFLVRSNNSWFQAVMAPELKDVLQPNPPWYYVGVAKLSHQANALTYLVQYLLANLTGTATNLTQSQCKKPDELPNESTYMYSYFWVQGVVPPNSTQRESFCVRTAVRLAKAVSPAFVLGDYVSKEYSTWTESQWKFIKARIFLVASRDLEMLTLGVGVAVLFTSLLVTYFVSTKADVLFSVVREPNNATY, encoded by the exons ATGGTTTTGGAATCATCGAAATGGGTTATGTTCATAGTTTGTTGGCTTTTCAAAA ATGTGAGTTGTAACTCTGTTGCGCAGAAGATTTATGTTGAACTGAATAACACTGTACCATGCGTCCGACTGCTCAATGCTACACATCAGATTGGCTGCCAGT CCTCGATATCAGGTGATACAGGGGTGATCCATGTCTTGGAGTCTGAGGCAGATCTGGAATGGCCTTTGAGCAAAGGACCCAATCCTCCTTATATGGTCTTGTTGGAGTCATCCCTCTTCACCAA GTCCATCATGATGAAGATGAAGAATGCCTCCAGCAGGGTGGCAGGGGTTGTGGTGGTCCCAAAAACTAGCCTACCAGAGTTCTCGCCACATACGACATGTCCCAATGAGAACACGG GTGTTTACACGGAAACCTATGATCATAATTTAGCGCACTGTAACACGACTGTATGGAATCCTCGGGGGAACGGTCTATCCTATGAGGAATTTGACTTCCCTGTCTTCTCCCTGAAAGAAGACAATGAAACAGAGATCATCAAACAG TGCTACTTTGATCATAATCGTGTGGTGAACGGCAGTGGCCTGCAGTATCCTCTGTGTGCCATGCAACTCTTCTCTCATATGTATGCTGTCACTGACACTGCAACCTGCATGAGACGCAGCAGCATCGACTTCAGCAGCTTGCCAG TGAAGGTGTGTGAACCTCTTGGTGGTTATAATGTGTTGGCTTTCATCCGGCCTTATAACAGCACCGCCTTTGGTCACAAGGAGAACGAgagtgttgttatagcagcagccAGG CTGGACAGCAGGGCATTTTTCTTGCAGGATTCTGCAGGAGCGGAGGGGAGTGTCTCAGGGTTTGTCACTCTGCTGGCTGCTGCCCAGGCACTACGTGAAGCCACTCAGGAAGCCCCTCCCACACGGAATATCCTCTTTGCCTTCTTCAACGGG GAAGTATTTGACTACATTGGCAGCTCTCGAATGGTTTATGACATGAAGAATAACAAGTTTGTGATAGACCTGGACAATGTTCACTCAATACTGGAGATTGGACAG GTAGCAGTGCGCAGTGGCACCAACCTATTTCTTCACTCAGACCCTGTGTCCAGGAGGAACAACACCGTCCATGACGAG GTTACGAATCTTGTAAAAAACTTACAGTCCTCCACGGCTGGTCTCAACTTCTCATTTGTTGAGACAGGTTTTTCTCAGCCACTCCCGCCCTCCTCCTTTCAGCGTTTCCTCCGAGCTCGGGCAATTCCAGGGATTGTTCTTGCAGACCATCAAACAGCTTTCAACAATAG GTACTATGAGAGTTTTTATGACAACGCTGCCCACCTGAACCTGACTTATCCATCTAACTTGAGTCCAGAGGAACAGCTAGAGTTTGTGACTGATACTGCAAAG TCTCTTACCGAGGTGGCTACTGCAGTTGCCCGCGCTCTCTTCAAGCAGGCTGGGGGAAACAACTCCCAAGTCAACAACATCAATGCAGACCCCAAAACA gtgacCCAGATGCTGTATGGGTTTCTGGTTAGATCCAACAACAGCTGGTTTCAGGCAGTGATGGCCCCAGAACTGAAGGACGTTCTCC AGCCCAACCCACCCTGGTACTACGTTGGTGTTGCCAAGTTGTCCCATCAGGCTAACGCACTGACCTATCTGGTCCAATATCTCCTGGCCAATTTAACGGGAACAGCCACCAACCTCACCCAGAGCCAGTGCAAGAAGCCAGATGAGCTGCCGAACGAGAGCACATAT ATGTACTCTTATTTCTGGGTTCAGGGCGTGGTCCCACCCAACAGCACCCAGAGGGAGTCTTTCTGCGTACGCACAGCAGTACGCCTGGCCAAGGCAGTGTCCCCCGCCTTCGTGCTGGGGGATTACGTTTCCAAAGAATATTCCACATGGACAGAATCGCAGTGGAAGTTCATCAAAGCTCGAATTTTCCTAGTAGCCAGCCGGGACCTGGAG ATGCTGACCTTAGGCGTGGGAGTGGCTGTGTTGTTCACATCGCTACTGGTGACATACTTTGTCAGTACCAAGGCAGATGTCCTCTTCAGCGTCGTCAGGGAACCCAACAACGCCACATACTAA